Within the Chloroflexota bacterium genome, the region CTATTCCTCTGGAACAGACCTTACTGGATACCCTGGACTATTGGCGATTTCAAGTGCGGGCTGATTCCAATTTCCAATAAGACTCACGAATACAATGAGCACACTTCCTGCCATCTCTGTTAAGGAGCACTGAAACCAATATGGGTTCATCAGCAATTAGATTTGGTACCGACGGTTGGCGCGCCGTAATCGGCGACGACTACACGGTCGAAAACGTGCGTTTGCTTACGCAGGCGGTCGCGCAGCATTGGCTGAAAGCCCAACCGGAACCGGCGGAACGCGGCTTGGTCGTAGCCTACGATACCCGGTTCAATGCCGAGATGTTTGCCGCGGCCGCAGCCGAGGTGCTGGTCGGCAATGGCATTCCGGTTGCTCTTGCCGATGTGCCCACGCCTACGCCGGTCTTCGCCCACGCCATCGTCAACCGCCGGGCCGGCGGCGGAATAACCCTTACGGCGAGCCATAACCCCTTCGACTACCAGGGATATAAGGTACGTTCCGGGTACGGCGGTGCAACTCCGCCAGAGGAACTGGCCGAAATTGAGGAGATCGTGAGCACGCTGCATCCCCGCGACGTGCGCTCGCTGTCACTTGCCGAAGCGCAGAGTCAGGGCCTCCACGAGCAGTTTGACCCCGCGCCGGCGTACCTGACGCACATCAGTAAACTGCTCGATCTCGAGGGTCTGCGCGCTTGGGACGGCACGCTGGTGGTAGACGCCATGTTTGGCGCCGGATGCGATTGGTTCAGCAACATCCTGCAAGGCGGCTCCCTGCGGGTGTTTGATCTCCATAACAGACGCAATCCCATGTTCCCCAACTTGCACAACCCTGAACCGATACCGGGAAACCTGCAGGACCTCTTCAGCCTGGTACCGAGAATGGGGGCGCGGTTAGGTCTCGCAACCGACGGCGATGCCGACCGCCTCGGCGCGTGTGATGAAAAAGGTGAATTCCTGAATCAACTTACGGTAATGTCGCTGTTGGCGCTCTATCTGCTCGAAGTGCGCGGTCAGCGCGGACCGATAGTCAAGACGTTCACGTCCAGTTCCATGCTCAACCGCCTTGGCGAGCACTTCAACGTGCCCGTGCACGAAACGCCGGTGGGCTTCAAATTCGTGGCCCCGAAGATGCTGGAGACCGATGCGCTGCTGGGCGGCGAGGAGAGCGGCGGCTACGCCTTTCGCGGCCATGTGCCGGAACGCGACGGCATTTTGGCAGGGCTTTTCCTGCTGGACTACGTGGTGCAGTCCGGCCGCGCGCCCACGGATATAGTGGAACACCTGTTCAGCCTGGTGGGTCCCCACTGCTACGACCGCCTGGACCTGGACTTCCCGCAGGAGGAGCGAGAAAATATCACGGCGCGCATGCAAGCGCACGTGCCCACGAAAATCGCGAATGGCGAAGTCGTCGCACGCCGCACAGAAGATGGGTTCCACTATACGCTGCGCGACGGCGCGTGGGTCTGCGTGCGCTTCTCCGGCACGGAGCCGATCATGCGCATCTACGCCGAGGCGGACTCTCCTGAACGGGTGCAGGCGCTCATCCAAGTGGCGCGGGCACTGGCGGGAGTGTAACGTATGGCGTCCGACTCATGTCTTTCCTGTATGCGTTGCGTAATTCGCTGACAGCCTATGTCATTCCGGTATGTGTTGCGTAAGTCATTGAAAAAAGCTTCTACTCACTGGACTGTGTCGACCACACATGTCATTCCGAGCGCAGCGAGGAATCTAGGGTCAATGCTTCACCCAGTAAAGTGGCTTCAGCACTCTTAATTCCGCGAACATTGTTCGACGCTACGCTCGGAATGATAGTCCAAGCGTATGTGGGATGGAGATCGTATGGCAGACACCCCGCAGGGCTACTTTATAACGTTCGAGGGCGTGGAGGGTTCCGGCAAGACCACCCAAGTAGAGCGGCTTACCGAGCGTCTGCGGCGGGCCGGCCGCACGGTGGTGACCACCCGCGAGCCGGGCGGCACGCCCATCAGCGACCGCGTTCGCGGCGTTGTGCTCGACCGGCAAAACGTCGAGATCCATCCCCACACAGAAGCGCTTCTCATGTGCGCCTCGCGGGCACAGCTTGTGCACGAGGTCATCCGGCCGGCGCTCGACTCCGGGCACGTCGTCATTTGCGACCGCTACAGCGATTCGACCTTTGCGTACCAGGGCTACGCCCGCGGGCAGGACCTGACGACGTTGCGTTCGATTAATGCATTTGCCACCGGCGGCCTGGCGCCCGACCTGACAATTCTGCTCGATCTGCCCGTGGAGGACGGGCTGCAGCGTCGCTTCGGCGCCGGCGGCGACGGGTCGACCAATCGCATGGACAGCCTCGACGTGGAATTTCACCTCAAGGTTGCCGCTGGCTACCACGCACTCGCCGAATCGGACCCCGACCGCTGGCGTGTGGTGAGCGCGGCGCTCGGGGCTGACGAGGTTGCCGACATGATTTGGCAAATTCTGCCAAATTTCTAAACATTTCATGATAGAGTCTACGCAAAAGGATGTCCCGCACTACGGGGTAATTCTCTCTCCTTGGGCAGAGGGTTCGGGTGAGGGATCACACACTCCTCGTAGCGCGGGGGCTTGTCCCCCGCTTCTTAGAACGCTTTGCGAGCAGAAAAAGAGCAATGTTGCGCAGCAGCTACTGCACCGTTCCATAGCATGTACCGCGCGC harbors:
- a CDS encoding phosphoglucomutase/phosphomannomutase family protein — encoded protein: MGSSAIRFGTDGWRAVIGDDYTVENVRLLTQAVAQHWLKAQPEPAERGLVVAYDTRFNAEMFAAAAAEVLVGNGIPVALADVPTPTPVFAHAIVNRRAGGGITLTASHNPFDYQGYKVRSGYGGATPPEELAEIEEIVSTLHPRDVRSLSLAEAQSQGLHEQFDPAPAYLTHISKLLDLEGLRAWDGTLVVDAMFGAGCDWFSNILQGGSLRVFDLHNRRNPMFPNLHNPEPIPGNLQDLFSLVPRMGARLGLATDGDADRLGACDEKGEFLNQLTVMSLLALYLLEVRGQRGPIVKTFTSSSMLNRLGEHFNVPVHETPVGFKFVAPKMLETDALLGGEESGGYAFRGHVPERDGILAGLFLLDYVVQSGRAPTDIVEHLFSLVGPHCYDRLDLDFPQEERENITARMQAHVPTKIANGEVVARRTEDGFHYTLRDGAWVCVRFSGTEPIMRIYAEADSPERVQALIQVARALAGV
- the tmk gene encoding dTMP kinase; translated protein: MADTPQGYFITFEGVEGSGKTTQVERLTERLRRAGRTVVTTREPGGTPISDRVRGVVLDRQNVEIHPHTEALLMCASRAQLVHEVIRPALDSGHVVICDRYSDSTFAYQGYARGQDLTTLRSINAFATGGLAPDLTILLDLPVEDGLQRRFGAGGDGSTNRMDSLDVEFHLKVAAGYHALAESDPDRWRVVSAALGADEVADMIWQILPNF